Proteins encoded together in one Cicer arietinum cultivar CDC Frontier isolate Library 1 chromosome 4, Cicar.CDCFrontier_v2.0, whole genome shotgun sequence window:
- the LOC101513918 gene encoding probable serine/threonine-protein kinase At1g54610, producing MGCVQAKPFEFESENTTSALDRFKMENGYVPTSDFLANRRSTGQKHVHLHTISREEDSDYLHNRQHPTKHKVQVVDSSGREKKDSDFKYISKKKQSNKCFEDDMVDGWPKWLVDNVPTHILAALVPKSAESYKMIDKVGQGTYSNVYKALDRDTGDIVALKKVRFNTSEPGSIKFMAREITILQRLDHPNVVKLKGLATSRMQYSIYLVFDFMPTDLSRIIARPEERLTEPQVKCYMHQLLSGLQHCHDRGILHRDIKGSNLLIDKNGMLQIADFGLANYYSTNQDQPLTNRVVTLWYRAPELLLGSTYYGVGIDLWSAGCLLAEMFKGIPIMPGRTEVEQLHRIFRLCGTPSEDYWRKLKLSTTFRPPKSYRPSLVETFKDLPSSSLGLLCTLLALDPAFRGSASKALQNQFFFTSPLACDLSGLPAIFKVDDKHIQAKEQIKYINSKIRRSRTYLERRKNLASNRPLEHTVSSKEVLRNNAEAETYAPSEEPGSATSSTSSSVNQAGVRDHSPLFLSPFLASDQKLPHKIYRHANIGEKNIKNLPPLSKSKPNVTKKDDSRYKTDQIFRSTSTREFRKLKTEQNLLFDIDD from the exons atgggcTGTGTTCAAGCCAAAccatttgaatttgaatctgAAAACACAACAAGTGCTCTTGATAGATTCAAAATGGAAAATGGTTATGTTCCAACTTCTGATTTTCTTGCTAATAGAAGATCCACTGGTCAAAAACATGTTCATCTTCACACTATTAGTAGGGAGGAGGATTCTGACTATCTTCATAATAGACAACACCCCACAAAGCATAAAGTACAAGTAGTTGATTCTAGTGGAAGGGAAAAGAAAGATTCTGATTTCAAATATATTAGTAAGAAGAAGCAGTCGAACAAGTGTTTTGAAGATGATATGGTTGATGGTTGGCCTAAATGGTTAGTTGATAATGTTCCAACTCATATTTTGGCTGCTTTGGTTCCCAAGAGTGCTGAATCTTACAAAATGATTGATAAG GTAGGACAAGGAACCTACAGCAATGTCTATAAAGCTCTAGATCGAGACACGGGCGATATTGTGGCTCTAAAAAAGGTCCGATTCAATACATCAGAGCCCGGAAGCATTAAGTTTATGGCAAGAGAAATCACAATATTACAGAGATTGGATCATCCCAATGTAGTAAAACTTAAAGGGTTAGCCACTTCAAGAATGCAGTACAGTATATATCTGGTTTTTGATTTCATGCCAACAGATTTGTCAAGAATTATTGCTCGGCCCGAAGAAAGACTTACCGAACCACAG GTCAAGTGCTATATGCATCAATTGCTTTCAGGTCTTCAGCATTGCCATGATAGGGGAATTTTGCATCGAGATATAAAGGGATCGAATCTTTTGATTGATAAAAATGGGATGCTTCAGATTGCGGATTTTGGACTTGCCAACTATTATAGCACTAATCAAGACCAGCCTCTCACAAACCGGGTTGTGACACTATGGTACAGAGCTCCTGAGCTGTTGTTAGGTTCCACATATTATGGAGTTGGTATTGATCTATGGAGTGCTGGATGTCTCCTTGCAGAAATGTTTAAAGGAATTCCAATCATGCCTGGAAGAACAGAG GTTGAGCAACTTCATAGAATTTTCAGGCTATGTGGCACACCGTCGGAAGACTATTGGAGAAAGTTAAAACTTTCTACAACTTTTAGACCTCCAAAGTCTTATAGACCTAGCCTGGTAGAAACTTTCAAGGATCTACCCTCATCTTCTTTAGGTCTTTTATGTACTCTTCTTGCTTTGGATCCTGCATTCCGCGGCAGTGCATCTAAGGCTCTTCAAAATCAG TTTTTCTTTACAAGCCCATTGGCTTGTGATCTGTCTGGTCTTCCTGCAATCTTCAAAGTAGATGATAAGCATATTCAAGCCAAAGAACAGATCAA GTATATTAACTCTAAAATCAGGCGTTCTCGTACATATCTGGAGCGTCGCAAGAATTTAGCATCTAATAGGCCACTAGAACATACTGTATCCTCTAAAGAG GTCTTGAGAAATAATGCCGAGGCTGAAACTTATGCTCCAAGTGAAGAACCAGGTAGTGCAACAAGTAGTACCTCATCTAGTGTAAACCAAGCTGGAGTTAGGGACCACTCACCCCTCTTTCTCTCTCCATTTCTGGCTTCCGATCAAAAGCTGCCCCACAAAATCTATAGGCATGCTAATATTGGTGAAAAAAACATCAAGAACCTTCCTCCATTATCCAAGTCAAAGCCAAATGTAACCAAGAAAGATGATAGCAGATATAAAACAGACCAGATTTTCAGGTCCACTTCCACAAGAGAATTTAGAAAGTTAAAAACAGAACAAAATTTACTCTTTGATATTGATGACTAG